In Choloepus didactylus isolate mChoDid1 chromosome 6, mChoDid1.pri, whole genome shotgun sequence, one DNA window encodes the following:
- the LOC119536199 gene encoding syntenin-1, with amino-acid sequence MSLYPSLEDLKVDKVIQAQAAFSANPANPAILSEASAPIAQDGSLYPKLYPELSQYMGLSLNEDEVRANMVMVLGEPVQGLVVRPSSVNYMVAPVTGNDVGIRRAEIKQGIREVILCKDQDGKIGLRLKSVDNGVFIQLVQANSPASLVGLRFGDQVLQINGENCAGWSSDKAHKVLKQAFGEKITMTIRDRPFERTITMHKDSSGHVGFIFKNGKITSIVKDSSAARNGLLTEHNICEINGQNVIGLKDSQTADILSTSGTVVTITIMPAFIFEHIIKRMAPSIMKSLMDHTIPEV; translated from the coding sequence atgtctctgtatccaTCTCTTGAAGACCTGAAAGTAGACAAAGTAATTCAGGCTCAAGCTGCCTTTTCTGCAAACCCTGCCAACCCAGCAATTTTGTCAGAAGCTTCTGCTCCCATTGCTCAAGATGGAAGTCTCTATCCTAAACTGTATCCGGAGCTCTCTCAGTACATGGGCCTGAGTCTAAATGAAGACGAAGTACGTGCAAATATGGTCATGGTCCTTGGAGAACCAGTGCAGGGGTTGGTTGTAAGACCTTCCAGTGTGAACTATATGGTGGCTCCTGTAACTGGTAATGATGTTGGAATTCGAAGAGCAGAAATTAAGCAAGGGATTCGTGAAGTTATTTTGTGTAAGGATCAAGATGGAAAAATTGGCCTCAGACTTAAATCAGTAGATAATGGTGTATTTATCCAGCTAGTCCAAGCTAATTCTCCAGCATCATTGGTTGGTCTGAGATTTGGGGATCAAGTACTCCAGATTAACGGTGAAAACTGTGCAGGCTGGAGCTCTGATAAAGCACACAAAGTGCTCAAACAGGCTTTTGGAGAAAAGATTACTATGACTATTCGTGACAGGCCCTTTGAACGGACTATTACCATGCATAAGGATAGTTCTGGACATGTTGGCTTTAtattcaaaaatggaaaaataacatcCATAGTGAAAGACAGCTCTGCAGCCAGAAACGGTCTTCTCACAGAACACAACATCTGTGAAATCAATGGACAGAACGTCATTGGTTTGAAGGACTCTCAAACTGCAGACATACTCTCAACATCTGGGACTGTAGTTACTATTACAATCATGCCAGCTTTTATCTTTGAACATATTATTAAACGGATGGCACCAAGCATTATGAAAAGCCTGATGGATCACACCATTCCTGAAGTTTAA